A stretch of DNA from Salvelinus sp. IW2-2015 linkage group LG20, ASM291031v2, whole genome shotgun sequence:
tttgcatcttcaaagtggtaggcatgttgtgtaaatcaaattatacaatcTGCTCACATCTGCCACAAAGAAGGAAATTGGAAGACGGAGGAAAGGAATTGATTTGTTTGGCCTGCGCTCCAGAAACAAGCCAGAGAGCTACAGGATGAGTCAAGAAACTGGGGACAGATAACGCTCAGAGCAGTTTCATAGCAGGATCATTTCTAGTTGACTCTTTGACCCAACCTTTAAATGGGTCTGTTTTGAGTGGATGCATTCAAGCTCCCATTATCAAATGCCCTTTTTCTTAGGATGTTCCTTCTGTTCCACAATAAAACAACAGTATCAGCCCAGGAACTGCAGTGCAATGATTTCCCGCATTACAGCAAGCCCAGACAAACTCTCACTGCACCCTGTGCAATTTAAAATAGAAAGTTGCAGTCAGACCTTCCCTGGAACACAATACAAAAATCGAATGTGATTTACAGACAAACAAGCACACTTCCTGCTTTGCATAATAATGTGCAACAAACAGACCTTACTCTTAGCTCAATTGTCTTACTCTTCAGCTCAAATCACACAAGCGCAGTCACACGCCATACAATACGACACCCTACACCCTGCAACGCTTAGGTACCATTAGAACCGCTTTTCAGGGATGCCATCTACAGAAATATTGTTGCAGAAAAAATCTTCAATGCAAATGTCCTTAGTGTGTTAGCATTTTGTTGGCAAAAATGTTAAACAAGGCCCTGTGTTTTGAATTTGTGTGCACAGCCTCTGACAAGCTGCCAAATTCAATCGTGTCTATCCCTCTTCAGGGCTTCCCTGTTACAGTAGCAGTGGAAGGCCCTCTGTGCCTGATAGAGAGTGACTCACTCACATTAATGTTACCTCACTAACTCAACATGAGAATTCACAGGCCGAAGCACACGTGGAGACCTGCTTCTCACCCCATCAAGTTACTTAGCTGCTTTTCTGCTGCCTCTGAAAAGATAAAGTCACTCAGCCTTAGCAAATCCCCGCTGCAGCTCCtttgaaacagtgtttaaatttATGAAATGCGTGTTTGTGTTTACTCTGTTTATTCTGACAACCATGTCTTGCTTCCAAGGTTTTGTTTTGTGAGAGTCAAGGAGACTCAAGGTAAACATAACCTTCATAGAAAAATTATTAGAATTCCCACCAACAACAGGATAAAATTGTCTTCTAGCAAGATGCACAATACATCTGGTATCTGGACTGGAAATAATTAGCCTGGAATTCTGGAAAGGCATTGTACTTTATTTCAGTAACACACGGACATGCACTGAGGTCAAGCCAAATCAAATGCTGCAAAGCTAGACCAACCAACAAATAGCAATTTGAGGCAAGAAAAACATATTCACCTCACAATGGATACAATGAATACCTgtcttgtgtgtatgtttgtgttaaatagtttgtgtgtgtaataAGTGTATGTTTTTTCATATAAATGCCAAAGGAAAGAAATCTGTGCTATCTGTAACCTGTAACACCTGGCTGGCTGCACTGTGCCTCTTAGTTTTATTCCACACTGAACACTCTTTACTGCTTGTGGAATCAGGCAAAAGTGTCTGCAGACAGTGCTTACAATGGTCCATGTGGTTACACAACCAGGGATGCACCAGCCTTTTCCTATTGGTAATAACGTCTGATCTTTTTTGCATCTCCCGCACAATAAGCTTATTGTGCAGTTGATAACCTAACAAAAGGCTGTGGGGCAACCCCATGGTGCACATACAGGGCCGCATTAATGCAGGGGTTTACTGGGGCTGAAGACCCTGGGGTCAGGCCCGTGGGGGGCCCAGGAGGCagcaaaaaaattaagaaataaaacatatagacagtatatattatacagtatatacagtatatattggatatgtagtatatatatatatatatatatatattttttttttttatgcaaccACAAACCACAGGAGGATTCAGGAGCCCCCTCTCAATGAGTATATACAGcttgctgctgcctgctgccgtTCTGGTAGATGGGTGGAGAGGAGGTAGGGGGCCCACGTGGGTAACCGGGGTGCACTGCCTTGATTGTGTAACTGattaataaatattaaataaataaactgcataataaatgtgactggtcaattgtgtgagCCAGGGGCTGGGCCCAGGGGGCCcctaaaaaaagtatatatttttaataattttttattattaatataatttttttatccaACTATAGGAGCTcgctctcaatgttcaaaatacaccagatagcataatttagccacagaggatcaatagtttcTCAAAAATAACTGTGGATAAAATTTTATCACAAGCGGCGCATACAAGTAATTGccagaataaaggaaacaccaacataaagtgtcttaaaaggGTGTTGTGCCACaatgagctgccagaacagcaagtgtacctaaaccatgccaggaaaatgcacctcacacaccataacataaactttgtatccctcatttactcaagtgtttcctttattttgcctACAGTCGGGAAGGCGCGCAATTTGGGCAGCATTTGCGCCAAATATACAGCTTGTTACATTGTGGGCATAGACATAGAAGGGTTTTGGGGCCACCTACCCTGGTGTTAAAGTCctgggtacactagcaatggctgccagtcctgacttgaatgggaactgccatctatggattatatttctatggttggttgtgGCTGTCTGTTTACCCTTTTCAAATGTCAAAATACCATCGCTGTAAAAacatagtttggaaagcaaaGGCCTACCGTTGAAAAGAGAAgagtaatctgtctgtagaactaatatcatttatttttctcaaCAACTCCCAATTTTTTGCAAACagcagcactgtttttcaaagtagctcatCTTGAGATAGGCTATTGCCAAGAGGAGCGCATCGGCCATTACCATGAGTAGTAGCCTATGGTTTCTGCTGTGTGTTGCTTCAATGGCCTGGGCTATTGTTTGTTAGAATTCAAGATCagattgatctcagtttgtcTCAGTTTGAGTAGTCACTAATTTtggtcatttgtgtggtattaaaaaagattcagcTAATGTCTTCTGTCATATAAatgacatagaattgcatgaaatgcgtttttttaaaggcacattttttggggggagaccCTGCTAACAAATGTTCCACGTGTGGAAATCCTAAAAATGCTTCTGCTCAACTGTAGCCTATGCCACATCGCAAATGTTATTATGGCTTTATTATAAAAGTTGTTCTTCTTCAACAGTGAATTTACTATATAAAAAAGGCCCCAGGCCTATGATTTCATAATCTGGCCCTGTGCACATGGGCTGAATCTAGACTTGTTTGTCTGTTTTCCCTCATGCCTTTCAATGACTCCCTCTCAAACCTCAGTGGAAAACAAGGTaagaagaaaaggagaggagacaagcaCACATGAATTCATTATTATAATAAGAGATGAAACATCCTTGTTCACTTCTGCATAATCCATTAACTACTAATGCAAATCAGTGGTAACATATGACTGGACGATGAGCATGGTCTTTGCTACTGTATAAAATTACTATAATTATTGTCATAGCTaatacaacacccacacacacaaattaaataTGTATTATCAAACTGCAGAAAAGTTTCAGTTTAACTAGGTGAAATCTGCTCATAAGGAAACAAAGTGAAGGAAAAATGGATTAATTAAACCTGTAATTTATATGTTTGACGCTGCTTACCTGTAGCCTCCACCATGCCCTCCAGAATGACCACGATCTCCAGGTCCTCTCTGTCAAGGTGGGCTTGGGAGATCTCCCAGAAGGGGCTGTTCTGATTGATCTCATGACAGATGATGAGCGGGGACACCAGGAAGAGCCTGTCGTCCCCTGTGTCATAACCCACATTCATGTCTGTCTGGTTGAGGGGTATGAACTCCCCTTCCTTGGTCTGCTTGGACTTGATCAGCTTGGCTCTGATGGAGGCCTCCACGATGTGCGAGTTCCGAAGGTCCCCCACCCTGAACATCAGGCACAGCCGGCCATCCCTCACGGAGATGACAGCGTTGGTAGAGAACACCAACGTCTCCGCCCGCTTCTTGGGCTGCGAGATCTTAACAAACATGCAGCCCACCATGAAGGCATTAACTATGGACCCCAGCACCGACTGAATCAACAGCAGAAGGATCCCCTCTGGGCATTGGTCTGTTATAACCCTATATCCATACCCTATGGTGGTCTCCGTCTCTATGGAGAAGAGAAAGGCTGAGACAAACCCATTGAGGTTATTGACACAGGGAGTCCACTGGTTGTCCCCTATGTGTTCCAGGTCGCCACGAACATAGGCGATGAGCCACCACGCGAAGCCGAATAAAAGCCACGTCACTGTGTACACCAAGACGAAGATGAAGAGGTTGAACCTCCACTTGAGGTCCACCAGTGTGGTGAAGATATCCGTTAGGTACCGATAGGTCTCCTGGACGTTGCCATGGTGGACATTACACTTGCCGTCCTTACGGACGTACCGCTGAATCTTCCTCTTTGCCCGCACCTGGTCCACCAGCTGCTTGGGAAAGTCCTCACAGGCTTGCTTGGGGAGCTTGGGCTTTCGGATGGTGATTGCCGGACTCTCCACATCCTGCTCCATTGGGGCTTTAGAAGGAGTcaagcctacagggagagagagaagacaacaaaacaaaaagggcAGGTAAGATTGCTGTTCAACTAATGAACTGCAcaaccccactgggcacaaactggttgaatcaatgttgtttcaatgtatTTTGTCAAcctattgtgacatggaatctatGTGAAAAagaatcctgtggttgaaatttttatttttttatttcacctttatttaaccaggtaggctagttgagaacaagttctcatttgcaactgcgacctggccaagataaaacatagCAAttggacacatacaacaacacagagttacacatggaataaacaaaacatacagtcaataatacagtagaaaaaagaaaacaaaaagtctatatacagcatgtgcaaatgaggtaagataagggagttaaggcaataaataggccatggtgacaaagtaattacaatatagcaattaaacactcgAATGGTAGGATGTACAGAAGATGaaggtgcaagtagagatactggggagcaaaggagcaagataaatacataaatacagtatggggatgaggtagatagatgggctgtttacagatgggctatgtacatgtgcagtgatctgtgagctgctctgacagctggtgcttaaagctagtgagggagatatgagtctccagcttcagtaatttttgcagttcgttccagtcattggcagcagagaactggaagaaaccttgaccaaaggaggaattggctttgggggtgaccagtgagatatacctgctggagcgcgtgctacgagtgggtgctgctatggtgaccagtgagctgagataaggcggggctttacctagcagagacttgtagataacctggagccagtgggtttggcgacgagtatgaagcgagggccaaccaacgagagcgtacaggtcgcagtggtgggtagtgtatggggctttggtgacaaaacRgatggcactgtgatagactgcatccaatttgttgagtagagtgttggaggccattttatagatgacatcgccgaagtcgaggatcggtaggatggtcagttttacgagggtatgtttggcagcatgagtgaagaatgcttggttgcaatataggaagccgattctagatttaattttgtattggagatgcttaatgtgagtctggaaggagagtttacagtctaaccagacacctaggtatttgtagttgtccacgtattctaaggcagagctgtccagagtagtgatgctggacgggcgggcaggtgcgggcagtgatcgattgaaaagcatgcatttagttttacttgcatttaagagcagttggaggccacggaaggagagttgtatggcattgaagctcgtctggaggttagttaacacagtgtccaaagaggggccagaagtatacagaatggtgtcgtctgcgtagaggtggatcagagaatcaccagcagcaagagcgacatcattgatttatacagagaagagagtcagcccgagaattgaaccctgtggcacccccatagagactgccagaggtctggacaacaggccctcctatttgacacactgaactctatcagagaagtagttggtaaaccaggcgaggcaatcatttgtgAAAcaaaggctgtcgagtctgccaataagaatgtggtgattgacagagtcgaaagccttggccaagtcgatgaatacggctgcacagtaatgtctcttatcgatgggggttatgatatcatttagaaccttgagcatggctgaggtgcacccatgaccagctctgaaaccagattgcatagcggagaaggtacggtgggattcgaaatggtcggtaatctgtttgttaacttggctttcgaagaccttagagagacagggtaggatagatataggtctgtagcagtttgggtctagagtgtcaccccctttgaagagggggatgatcgtggcagctttccaatctttgggaatctcagacgatacaaaagagaggttgaacaggctagtaataggggttgcaacaatttcggcagataattttagaaagagagggtccagattgtctagcccggctgatttgtaggggtccagattttgcagctctttcagaacatcagctatctggatttgggtgaaggagaaatggtgggggcttgggcgggttgctgtggagggtgccgggcagttgactggggtaggggtagccaggtggaaagcatggccagccgtagagaaattctcaattattgtggatttattagtggtaacagtgtttcctagcctcagagcagtgggcagctgggaggaggtgctcttattctccatgtactttacagtgtcccagaacttttttgagtttgtactacaggatgcaaatttctgtttgaaaaagctagccttagctttcctaactgcctgtgtatatttgttcctaacttccctgaaaag
This window harbors:
- the kcnj6 gene encoding G protein-activated inward rectifier potassium channel 2; this encodes MNKSGVYQQGLTPSKAPMEQDVESPAITIRKPKLPKQACEDFPKQLVDQVRAKRKIQRYVRKDGKCNVHHGNVQETYRYLTDIFTTLVDLKWRFNLFIFVLVYTVTWLLFGFAWWLIAYVRGDLEHIGDNQWTPCVNNLNGFVSAFLFSIETETTIGYGYRVITDQCPEGILLLLIQSVLGSIVNAFMVGCMFVKISQPKKRAETLVFSTNAVISVRDGRLCLMFRVGDLRNSHIVEASIRAKLIKSKQTKEGEFIPLNQTDMNVGYDTGDDRLFLVSPLIICHEINQNSPFWEISQAHLDREDLEIVVILEGMVEATGMTCQARSSYVTSEIKWGYRFMPVLTLEDGFYEVDYNSFHDIHETNTPSCSARELAEINCRIRLPFTWSVASKLSQQGVLEPEGREKKHTTLVTQEEGLEEQTERNGDIANIESESKV